The following are encoded in a window of Vigna unguiculata cultivar IT97K-499-35 chromosome 8, ASM411807v1, whole genome shotgun sequence genomic DNA:
- the LOC114194510 gene encoding thaumatin-like protein 1 isoform X2, whose amino-acid sequence MPIVVSWKFQTFCVILFTFLSYSFSSIFTITNNCPYTIWPGTLSGSGSPPLPTTGFRLDSGQMIKLTSVPGWSGRIWARTGCTFDATGIGKCETGDCGGRLECDGNGAAPPTSLFEITLGKGNDQDFYDVSMVDGYNLPLLVQPRGVYGSGVCNATGCVTDINRGCPKELQVVGGDGYQDGVVGCKSACEAFGSDEYCCSGEFANPSTCQPSYYSTLFKQACPKAYSYAFDDATSTFICKAFEYDIVFCPNTNRARKPNAPVPPLPPSIGWPDQKQSLRH is encoded by the exons ATGCCAATAGTGGTATCATGGAAGTTCCAAACTTTCTGTGTCATTTTGTTTACTTTCTTGTCTTATTCTTTCTCTTCTATTTTCACCATAACCAATAACTGCCCTTATACCATATGGCCCGGCACACTCTCTGGTTCCGGCTCACCGCCGCTTCCGACCACCGGATTCCGGCTGGACTCCGGCCAGATGATCAAACTCACCAGTGTTCCCGGTTGGTCGGGGAGAATCTGGGCTAGGACTGGGTGCACATTTGATGCAACAGGAATTGGCAAGTGTGAAACAGGTGATTGTGGTGGAAGATTGGAATGTGATGGAAATGGTGCTGCTCCTCCTACCTCATTGTTTGAGATAACTCTTGGCAAAGGCAATGACCAAGACTTCTATGATGTCAGCATGGTGGATGGCTACAATCTGCCATTGCTTGTTCAACCAAGAGGTGTGTATGGTTCTGGAGTCTGCAATGCCACAGGTTGTGTCACAGACATCAACAGAG GTTGTCCAAAAGAACTTCAAGTAGTGGGAGGAGATGGATACCAGGATGGTGTAGTTGGGTGTAAAAGTGCTTGTGAGGCATTTGGATCAGATGAGTACTGTTGCAGTGGAGAATTTGCCAATCCAAGCACATGCCAGCCATCCTATTATTCCACCCTTTTCAAGCAGGCTTGTCCAAAAGCTTATAGCTATGCATTTGATGATGCTACCAGCACTTTCATTTGCAAAGCTTTTGAATATGACATTGTTTTTTGTCCCAACACCAACAG GGCTAGAAAACCAAATGCTCCAGTTCCTCCTCTACCACCATCAATTGGATGGCCTGATCAGAAG CAAAGTCTCAGACACTGA
- the LOC114194738 gene encoding protein RESPONSE TO LOW SULFUR 3-like, with product MMRKGETTSLESELKKRNEELEEELKRSKEREDHVRNQLHAALDRLSVAEDAEERLCEQLGDLEAEALQQARDYHARIVSLVDQLSQAHSLLNTTFPLRSPS from the coding sequence ATGATGAGGAAGGGTGAAACGACGTCGTTGGAGAGTGAGCTGAAGAAGCGGAACGAGGAGCTGGAGGAGGAGCTGAAACGGAGCAAGGAGAGGGAGGACCACGTGAGGAACCAGCTCCACGCCGCATTGGATCGCCTCTCCGTGGCGGAGGACGCGGAGGAGCGCCTCTGCGAGCAGCTCGGTGACCTCGAAGCCGAGGCGCTGCAGCAGGCGCGTGACTACCACGCCCGCATCGTTTCACTCGTCGATCAGCTCTCACAAGCACACTCTCTCCTCAACACCACCTTTCCCCTCCGTTCCCCCTCATAA
- the LOC114194510 gene encoding thaumatin-like protein 1 isoform X1 — protein MPIVVSWKFQTFCVILFTFLSYSFSSIFTITNNCPYTIWPGTLSGSGSPPLPTTGFRLDSGQMIKLTSVPGWSGRIWARTGCTFDATGIGKCETGDCGGRLECDGNGAAPPTSLFEITLGKGNDQDFYDVSMVDGYNLPLLVQPRGVYGSGVCNATGCVTDINRGCPKELQVVGGDGYQDGVVGCKSACEAFGSDEYCCSGEFANPSTCQPSYYSTLFKQACPKAYSYAFDDATSTFICKAFEYDIVFCPNTNRARKPNAPVPPLPPSIGWPDQKVQQQLHHSSSDILLPFPVTLFLFVPLSLCLQQSLRH, from the exons ATGCCAATAGTGGTATCATGGAAGTTCCAAACTTTCTGTGTCATTTTGTTTACTTTCTTGTCTTATTCTTTCTCTTCTATTTTCACCATAACCAATAACTGCCCTTATACCATATGGCCCGGCACACTCTCTGGTTCCGGCTCACCGCCGCTTCCGACCACCGGATTCCGGCTGGACTCCGGCCAGATGATCAAACTCACCAGTGTTCCCGGTTGGTCGGGGAGAATCTGGGCTAGGACTGGGTGCACATTTGATGCAACAGGAATTGGCAAGTGTGAAACAGGTGATTGTGGTGGAAGATTGGAATGTGATGGAAATGGTGCTGCTCCTCCTACCTCATTGTTTGAGATAACTCTTGGCAAAGGCAATGACCAAGACTTCTATGATGTCAGCATGGTGGATGGCTACAATCTGCCATTGCTTGTTCAACCAAGAGGTGTGTATGGTTCTGGAGTCTGCAATGCCACAGGTTGTGTCACAGACATCAACAGAG GTTGTCCAAAAGAACTTCAAGTAGTGGGAGGAGATGGATACCAGGATGGTGTAGTTGGGTGTAAAAGTGCTTGTGAGGCATTTGGATCAGATGAGTACTGTTGCAGTGGAGAATTTGCCAATCCAAGCACATGCCAGCCATCCTATTATTCCACCCTTTTCAAGCAGGCTTGTCCAAAAGCTTATAGCTATGCATTTGATGATGCTACCAGCACTTTCATTTGCAAAGCTTTTGAATATGACATTGTTTTTTGTCCCAACACCAACAG GGCTAGAAAACCAAATGCTCCAGTTCCTCCTCTACCACCATCAATTGGATGGCCTGATCAGAAGGTTCAGCAGCAGCTCCATCATTCTTCTTCAGATATTCTCTTGCCCTTTCCAGTGACACTCTTTCTCTTTGTACCTCTCTCTCTGTGCTTGCAGCAAAGTCTCAGACACTGA